From one Catellatospora sp. IY07-71 genomic stretch:
- a CDS encoding GNAT family N-acetyltransferase codes for MNVVGYPAVLTDGDIVLRPYRRGDAAQWVEVRNYNEAWLRQWEATPPAPWAELNSAGAFHMIRRAMRRAARDGESMPFAICVRDQGRERFVGHINLGSIVRRAFSSAYCGYWIDSRVAGRGIMPTALALVVDHAFGPGRLHRVEVNIRPENKPSRRVVEKLGFREEGYHPHYMFIDGAWRDHIGYALTWEDVAKEGGLTARWRRMRG; via the coding sequence ATGAACGTGGTGGGCTACCCGGCGGTGCTGACCGACGGGGACATCGTGCTGCGGCCGTACCGGCGGGGCGACGCGGCGCAGTGGGTCGAGGTGCGCAACTACAACGAGGCCTGGCTGCGACAGTGGGAGGCGACCCCGCCCGCGCCGTGGGCCGAGCTGAACTCGGCCGGGGCGTTCCACATGATCCGCCGGGCGATGCGCCGCGCCGCCCGCGACGGCGAGTCGATGCCCTTCGCGATCTGCGTACGGGATCAGGGCCGGGAGCGTTTCGTCGGGCACATCAACCTGGGCAGCATCGTGCGCCGCGCGTTCTCGTCGGCGTACTGCGGCTACTGGATCGACTCGCGGGTGGCCGGGCGCGGCATCATGCCCACGGCGCTCGCCCTCGTGGTCGACCACGCCTTCGGGCCGGGCCGCCTGCACCGCGTCGAGGTCAACATCCGGCCGGAGAACAAGCCCAGCCGGCGCGTGGTGGAGAAGCTCGGCTTCCGTGAGGAGGGTTACCACCCGCACTACATGTTCATCGACGGCGCCTGGCGTGACCACATCGGATACGCGCTCACCTGGGAGGACGTCGCCAAGGAGGGTGGCCTGACGGCCCGCTGGCGGCGCATGCGCGGCTGA
- a CDS encoding TatD family hydrolase, translated as MTEDRAARAAQRRWESFPPAPEPLPSPVLDSHTHLDIVAEDGGDPATQIGAAAQVGVDRLVQVGVDVASSRWGVACAHEHAAVVATVALHPNEAPRLADLDGALDQIAALARDPRVRGIGETGLDFFRTKEEGLKPQERSFRAHIALAKAVGKPLVIHDRDAHADILRVLDDEGAPETVVMHCFSGDEAFAAECVRRGFVLSFAGTVTFKNAPHLRAAAALTPPEQILVETDAPYLTPMPHRGRPNASYLIPLTVRALAEAKGMPLADMCHAISGNGDRIFGPW; from the coding sequence GTGACCGAAGATCGTGCAGCTCGTGCCGCGCAGCGCCGGTGGGAGTCGTTCCCGCCCGCGCCCGAGCCGCTGCCGTCTCCCGTGCTGGACAGCCACACCCACCTCGACATCGTCGCCGAGGACGGCGGCGACCCGGCCACCCAGATCGGCGCCGCGGCGCAGGTCGGCGTGGACCGGCTGGTGCAGGTCGGGGTCGACGTGGCCTCGTCGCGCTGGGGGGTGGCCTGCGCGCACGAGCACGCCGCAGTGGTGGCGACCGTCGCGCTGCACCCGAACGAGGCGCCACGGCTGGCCGATCTGGACGGCGCGCTGGACCAGATCGCCGCGCTGGCGCGGGACCCCCGGGTCCGGGGCATCGGCGAGACCGGGCTCGACTTCTTCCGTACCAAGGAGGAAGGGCTGAAGCCCCAGGAACGCAGCTTCCGCGCGCACATCGCCCTGGCGAAGGCGGTAGGCAAGCCGCTGGTCATCCACGACCGGGACGCGCACGCCGACATCCTGCGGGTGCTCGACGACGAGGGCGCGCCCGAGACCGTGGTGATGCACTGCTTCTCCGGGGACGAGGCGTTCGCCGCCGAGTGCGTGCGCCGCGGCTTCGTGCTCTCCTTCGCGGGCACCGTCACCTTCAAGAACGCGCCGCACCTGCGCGCCGCGGCCGCGCTCACCCCGCCGGAGCAGATCCTCGTGGAGACCGACGCGCCCTACCTGACGCCGATGCCGCACCGGGGCCGTCCCAACGCCTCCTACCTGATCCCGCTGACCGTGCGGGCGCTGGCCGAGGCCAAGGGCATGCCGCTGGCCGACATGTGCCACGCGATCTCCGGCAACGGCGACCGGATCTTCGGGCCGTGGTGA
- a CDS encoding dolichyl-phosphate-mannose--protein mannosyltransferase: protein MTQTATAPQQAPTSTEPHVLSVVRRRLLPLEQRLDPYAWLAALAVTFLAGVLRMYNLARPPGKIFDETYYATDAHWLWEKGFEWDEKNNTAGYVVHPPLGKWIIGLGEQVLGYHEAGWRLAAAVFGTVSVLMFTRIAMRMFGSVVLGCAAGLLMAFDGMHFVLSRTALLDMFLMFFILAAFGALVLDRDQRRMRWLRFVEAGGDPAGRGKGSRPAFAVPWWRLLAAVMLGCALGVKWSALAFAPVFVLLVMWWEVGARRAVGVRHPIRDAILDEGGWVLAAIPIVLGVYVATWSGWILNEGGYYRDWSPNWLSSLWYYHTEALKFHEGLSSEHTYQSAGHWAPIQWLLLGRPVAFYWSGDPGCGVEQCAAEVLLLGTPLLWWSFLPAIGATIWFGIARRDWRAGAILAMTAFALVPWFFFPNRTMFYFYALPAEPFLILAVVFVFGAIMTAPPGKPVDENRQLIGSVLFGAFVLLVVINFALFYPIYVGESIPYVDWNKRMILGNLWI from the coding sequence GTGACCCAGACGGCGACGGCGCCCCAGCAGGCGCCCACCTCTACCGAGCCGCACGTGCTCAGCGTCGTGCGGCGGCGCCTGCTGCCCCTTGAGCAGCGGCTCGACCCGTACGCGTGGCTGGCGGCGCTGGCGGTCACCTTCCTCGCGGGCGTGTTGCGCATGTACAACCTGGCCCGCCCGCCGGGAAAGATCTTCGATGAGACCTACTACGCCACCGACGCCCACTGGCTGTGGGAGAAGGGGTTCGAGTGGGACGAGAAGAACAACACGGCCGGCTATGTGGTGCACCCGCCGCTCGGCAAGTGGATCATCGGGCTGGGTGAGCAGGTCCTCGGCTACCACGAGGCGGGCTGGCGCCTGGCGGCGGCGGTGTTCGGCACCGTGTCGGTGCTGATGTTCACCCGGATCGCGATGCGCATGTTCGGCTCGGTGGTGCTGGGCTGCGCGGCGGGCCTGCTGATGGCGTTCGACGGCATGCACTTCGTGCTCTCGCGCACGGCGCTGCTGGACATGTTCCTGATGTTCTTCATCCTGGCCGCGTTCGGCGCGCTGGTGCTCGACCGCGACCAGCGCCGGATGCGGTGGCTGCGCTTCGTCGAGGCGGGCGGCGACCCGGCGGGCCGGGGCAAGGGCAGCCGCCCGGCGTTCGCGGTGCCGTGGTGGCGGCTGCTGGCGGCCGTGATGCTCGGCTGCGCGCTCGGCGTGAAGTGGTCGGCGCTCGCCTTCGCGCCGGTGTTCGTGCTGCTGGTGATGTGGTGGGAGGTCGGCGCCCGGCGGGCCGTCGGCGTACGCCACCCGATCCGCGACGCGATCCTCGACGAGGGCGGCTGGGTGCTGGCCGCGATCCCGATCGTGCTCGGCGTCTACGTGGCCACCTGGAGCGGCTGGATCCTGAACGAGGGCGGCTACTACCGCGACTGGTCGCCGAACTGGCTGTCCAGCCTGTGGTACTACCACACCGAGGCGCTCAAGTTCCACGAAGGCCTCAGCTCGGAGCACACCTACCAGTCGGCGGGGCACTGGGCGCCGATCCAGTGGCTGCTGCTGGGCCGCCCGGTGGCGTTCTACTGGTCCGGCGACCCGGGCTGCGGGGTGGAGCAGTGCGCGGCGGAGGTGCTGCTGCTCGGCACGCCGCTGCTGTGGTGGAGCTTCCTGCCCGCGATCGGCGCGACGATCTGGTTCGGCATCGCCCGCCGCGACTGGCGGGCCGGCGCGATCCTGGCGATGACCGCGTTCGCGCTGGTGCCGTGGTTCTTCTTCCCGAACCGCACGATGTTCTACTTCTACGCCCTGCCGGCCGAGCCGTTCCTGATCCTGGCCGTGGTGTTCGTGTTCGGTGCGATCATGACGGCGCCGCCGGGCAAGCCGGTCGACGAGAACCGGCAGCTGATCGGCTCGGTGCTGTTCGGCGCGTTCGTGCTGCTGGTGGTCATCAACTTCGCGCTGTTCTACCCGATCTACGTGGGCGAGTCGATCCCCTACGTCGACTGGAACAAGCGCATGATCCTGGGCAACCTGTGGATCTGA
- a CDS encoding cytochrome P450, which produces MTTATMPSPPGLPLLGHLREMNRDMPGFLRHAARAAGPVCRVRMGPLSMVLAGDPKLVHEMLVDRPQEFAKSWRTARLISGHVGDGLLTREGTEHRRHRRLMLPTLHTQRIARYGDIMVGESHRLLESWPDGRRIEVVEEMTQLTLRIVGKSLFTVDDDGDEMFAAVHDFVNSLNAYLLSFGLLPTWLPTKTHRWRKASVARMDRLSYDLIRLRRERGGDGGDLLSMLIQAKDPEGGPALTDTEIRDELLTMFFAGHETSATALTWAFYELARQPEIAERLRAEIAEVLGERPATMADLPRLPYLSQVVKETLRRWPPGWLFDRTPVAETQLGGYPVKPGQIIFFSPYVIHTDPAYWPEPDEFRPERFAAGTEIPREAYLPFGDGPRICVGNRFAEAEIALVLATMVPRVRLALDPGQTVQPQGQATIRPKGGLRMTVHRRVRP; this is translated from the coding sequence GTGACGACCGCGACCATGCCCTCGCCGCCCGGGTTGCCGCTCCTCGGGCACCTGCGGGAGATGAACCGCGACATGCCCGGCTTCCTGCGCCACGCCGCCCGCGCGGCCGGTCCGGTGTGCCGGGTCAGGATGGGCCCGCTGTCGATGGTGCTCGCGGGTGACCCGAAGCTCGTGCACGAGATGCTGGTCGACCGGCCGCAGGAGTTCGCCAAGTCGTGGCGCACCGCCCGGCTCATCTCCGGCCACGTCGGCGACGGCCTGCTCACCCGGGAGGGCACCGAGCACCGCCGGCACCGCCGCCTGATGCTGCCCACCCTGCACACCCAGCGCATCGCACGGTACGGCGACATCATGGTCGGCGAGTCGCACCGGCTGCTGGAGTCCTGGCCGGACGGCCGGCGCATCGAGGTCGTCGAGGAGATGACGCAGCTGACCCTGCGCATCGTCGGCAAGTCGCTGTTCACCGTCGACGACGACGGCGACGAGATGTTCGCCGCCGTGCACGACTTCGTGAACTCGCTGAACGCATACCTGCTGTCGTTCGGGCTGCTGCCCACCTGGCTGCCGACGAAGACGCACCGCTGGCGCAAGGCCAGCGTCGCCCGCATGGACCGGCTGTCGTACGACCTGATCCGGCTGCGCCGGGAGCGCGGCGGCGACGGCGGCGACCTGCTGTCCATGCTGATCCAGGCCAAGGACCCCGAGGGCGGCCCGGCGCTGACGGACACCGAGATCCGCGACGAGCTGCTCACCATGTTCTTCGCCGGGCACGAGACCAGCGCCACCGCGCTGACCTGGGCGTTCTATGAGCTGGCCCGGCAGCCGGAGATCGCCGAACGGCTGCGCGCCGAGATCGCCGAGGTGCTCGGCGAGCGCCCCGCCACGATGGCCGACCTGCCGCGGCTGCCCTACCTGAGCCAGGTGGTCAAGGAGACGCTGCGCCGCTGGCCGCCGGGCTGGCTGTTCGACCGGACCCCGGTCGCGGAGACCCAGCTCGGCGGCTACCCGGTGAAGCCGGGGCAGATCATCTTCTTCAGCCCGTACGTGATCCACACGGATCCGGCGTACTGGCCCGAGCCCGACGAGTTCCGGCCCGAGCGCTTCGCCGCGGGCACCGAGATCCCGCGCGAGGCGTACCTGCCGTTCGGCGACGGCCCGCGCATCTGCGTGGGCAACCGGTTCGCCGAGGCCGAGATCGCGCTGGTGCTGGCCACGATGGTGCCCCGGGTGCGGCTGGCGCTAGACCCCGGGCAGACCGTCCAGCCCCAGGGCCAGGCCACCATCCGCCCCAAGGGCGGCCTGCGGATGACCGTGCACCGCCGCGTCCGGCCGTGA
- the rsmI gene encoding 16S rRNA (cytidine(1402)-2'-O)-methyltransferase, with the protein MAETGGLVLCGAPLGNPADASQRLRAVLAEADLVAAEDTRRLLRLAKDLDVAVGGRIVSYFEGNEERRTPELVEAMREGQRVALVTDGGMPSVSDPGYRLVAAALAAGLPVTCAPGPSAVTTALALSGLPCDRFCFEGFLPRKGGERRARLAALATEERTLVLFESTHRIADTLADLVAAFGGDRRAALCRELTKTYEEIRRATLAELTETDEFRGELTLVIAGATPTPATRPTDETLLAEIESHIAAGLSRRDAATAVATAHNLPRRDIYPLTTRR; encoded by the coding sequence ATGGCCGAAACCGGCGGTCTGGTGCTCTGCGGCGCGCCCCTCGGCAACCCCGCGGACGCCTCCCAGCGGCTGCGTGCGGTGCTCGCCGAGGCCGACCTCGTCGCGGCGGAGGACACCCGGCGGCTGCTCCGGCTCGCCAAGGACCTCGACGTCGCCGTCGGCGGCCGGATCGTCTCCTACTTCGAGGGCAACGAGGAACGGCGTACCCCCGAGCTGGTCGAGGCCATGCGCGAGGGTCAGCGCGTCGCCCTCGTCACCGACGGCGGCATGCCCAGCGTCAGCGACCCCGGCTACCGGCTCGTCGCCGCCGCGCTGGCCGCGGGCCTGCCGGTGACCTGCGCCCCCGGCCCCAGCGCCGTCACCACCGCGCTGGCCCTGTCCGGGCTGCCCTGCGACCGCTTCTGCTTCGAGGGCTTCCTCCCGCGCAAGGGCGGCGAACGCCGCGCCCGCCTGGCCGCCCTGGCCACCGAGGAGCGCACCCTGGTCCTGTTCGAGTCCACCCACCGCATCGCCGACACCCTGGCCGACCTGGTGGCCGCCTTCGGCGGCGACCGCCGCGCCGCCCTGTGCCGCGAGCTGACCAAGACCTACGAGGAGATCCGCCGCGCCACCCTCGCCGAACTGACCGAGACCGACGAGTTCCGCGGCGAACTCACCCTCGTCATCGCCGGCGCCACCCCCACCCCCGCCACCCGCCCCACCGACGAGACCCTGCTCGCCGAAATCGAGTCCCACATCGCCGCCGGCCTCTCCCGCCGCGACGCCGCCACCGCCGTAGCCACCGCCCACAACCTCCCCCGCCGCGACATCTACCCCCTCACCACCCGCCGCTGA
- a CDS encoding DUF805 domain-containing protein, with amino-acid sequence MSWYLNVLKNYATFRGRARRKEYWMFVLIHLAIVFALFALFGSTESEVFYYLYVAYFLGTLLPMLAVIVRRLHDTGRPGAWFLITFLPVIGGFWLLTLLVDRGQPQANVYGPDPKAAQV; translated from the coding sequence GTGAGCTGGTACCTGAACGTATTGAAGAACTACGCGACGTTCCGCGGGCGGGCCCGCCGCAAAGAGTACTGGATGTTCGTCCTCATCCACCTCGCCATCGTCTTCGCGCTGTTCGCGCTTTTCGGCAGCACGGAGTCGGAGGTCTTCTACTACCTCTACGTCGCCTACTTCCTGGGCACGCTGCTGCCGATGCTGGCGGTGATCGTGCGGCGGCTGCACGACACCGGCCGTCCGGGCGCCTGGTTCCTCATCACGTTCCTGCCGGTGATCGGCGGCTTCTGGCTGCTGACCCTGCTGGTCGACCGGGGCCAGCCGCAGGCCAACGTCTACGGGCCGGACCCGAAGGCCGCGCAGGTCTGA
- the rsmA gene encoding 16S rRNA (adenine(1518)-N(6)/adenine(1519)-N(6))-dimethyltransferase RsmA, with product MTVEQARLLGPAEIRELAARLGVAPTKKFGQNFLHDPNTIRRIVAAAELDPADVAVEVGPGLGSLTLGLLPAVSHVHAVEIDPPLAAALAATAAERAPGLTGRLTVHNGDAMRVTAAEFDPAPTALVANLPYNVAVPVVLHLLAELPGIRHGLVMVQKEVADRLTAQPGNKIYGVPSVKLAWYASSRQAGKVPPAVFWPVPNVDSGLVSFTRREPPRDDVAREAVFAVVDAAFAQRRKTLRAALAGWAGSAPAAEELLRAAGIDPATRGEQLDVHAFAALAAARSRVRGGQ from the coding sequence GTGACGGTTGAACAGGCAAGACTGCTCGGCCCGGCGGAGATCCGGGAGCTGGCGGCACGGCTCGGCGTCGCGCCGACCAAGAAGTTCGGGCAGAACTTCCTGCACGACCCCAACACCATCCGGCGCATCGTGGCCGCCGCCGAGCTCGACCCCGCCGACGTCGCCGTCGAGGTGGGCCCCGGGCTCGGCTCGCTGACCCTCGGGCTGCTGCCCGCGGTGTCCCACGTGCACGCGGTCGAGATCGATCCGCCGCTGGCCGCCGCGCTCGCCGCCACCGCCGCCGAGCGCGCCCCCGGCCTGACCGGGCGGCTCACCGTCCACAATGGCGACGCGATGCGGGTCACCGCGGCCGAGTTCGATCCCGCGCCCACGGCGCTGGTCGCGAACCTGCCGTACAACGTCGCCGTGCCGGTGGTGCTGCACCTGCTGGCCGAGCTGCCCGGCATCCGGCACGGGCTGGTCATGGTGCAGAAGGAGGTCGCCGACCGGCTCACCGCCCAGCCCGGCAACAAGATCTACGGTGTGCCGTCGGTGAAGCTCGCCTGGTACGCGTCCTCGCGCCAAGCGGGCAAGGTGCCGCCCGCGGTGTTCTGGCCGGTGCCCAACGTGGACTCCGGGCTGGTGTCGTTCACCCGGCGTGAGCCGCCCCGCGACGACGTCGCCCGGGAGGCGGTGTTCGCGGTGGTGGACGCCGCGTTCGCGCAGCGCCGCAAGACCCTGCGCGCGGCGCTGGCGGGGTGGGCGGGCAGCGCGCCCGCGGCCGAGGAGCTGCTCCGCGCCGCCGGCATCGACCCGGCCACCCGCGGCGAGCAGCTCGACGTACACGCCTTCGCCGCCCTCGCCGCCGCGCGTAGCCGGGTCCGGGGCGGCCAGTAG
- a CDS encoding 4-(cytidine 5'-diphospho)-2-C-methyl-D-erythritol kinase, which yields MTEAWTLGGDDDDLAGASSGPVRVRVPAKINLHLGVGPLRPDGYHELHTVYHAISVYDEVTARPGDTLSLTMQGEGVGELELDDSNLVIRAAQALAASAKVPARARLHLRKAIPLAGGLAGGSADAAATLVACDALWGTGLSREELARIAATLGSDVPFLLYGGTALGTGHGEAVSPVLARAHRWHWVVAIAEGGLSTPQVYGELDRMRAAGSAPAPLGSSDDLLSALRQRDPAVLGAALGNDLQPAALSLRPALADTLDLGEKAGALAGLVSGSGPTCVFLVRDEAHGDDLAAALRESGLCRAVQQAYGAVLGARIG from the coding sequence GTGACAGAGGCGTGGACGCTCGGCGGCGACGACGATGACCTGGCGGGAGCCTCGTCAGGACCGGTCCGGGTCAGGGTGCCCGCGAAGATCAACCTGCACCTGGGGGTCGGGCCGCTGCGCCCCGACGGCTACCACGAGCTGCACACCGTGTACCACGCGATCTCGGTCTACGACGAGGTCACCGCGCGGCCCGGGGACACGCTGAGCCTGACCATGCAGGGCGAGGGCGTCGGCGAGCTGGAGCTGGACGACAGCAACCTGGTGATCCGCGCCGCGCAGGCGCTGGCCGCCTCGGCCAAGGTCCCGGCGCGGGCGCGGCTGCACCTGCGTAAGGCGATCCCGCTGGCGGGCGGCCTGGCCGGCGGCTCCGCCGACGCGGCGGCGACGCTGGTCGCCTGCGACGCGCTGTGGGGCACCGGGCTCAGCCGCGAGGAGCTGGCCCGGATCGCCGCCACGCTCGGCTCGGACGTGCCGTTCCTGCTGTACGGCGGCACCGCCCTGGGCACCGGCCACGGCGAGGCGGTCAGCCCGGTGCTGGCCCGCGCCCACCGCTGGCACTGGGTGGTCGCCATCGCCGAGGGCGGCCTGTCCACCCCGCAGGTGTACGGCGAGCTGGACCGCATGCGCGCGGCCGGCAGCGCGCCCGCCCCGCTGGGCTCCAGCGACGACCTGCTGAGCGCGCTGCGCCAGCGTGACCCGGCGGTGCTCGGCGCGGCGCTCGGCAACGACCTGCAGCCCGCCGCGCTGTCGCTGCGCCCGGCGCTGGCCGACACGCTCGACCTGGGCGAGAAGGCGGGAGCGCTCGCCGGTCTCGTCTCCGGCAGCGGCCCGACCTGCGTGTTCCTGGTGCGCGACGAGGCACACGGCGACGACCTCGCGGCCGCGCTGCGGGAGTCGGGGCTGTGCCGGGCCGTGCAGCAGGCGTACGGAGCGGTGCTCGGCGCCCGGATAGGCTGA
- the metG gene encoding methionine--tRNA ligase, which translates to MSHVLAAVAWPYANGPRHIGHVSGFGVPSDVFSRYMRMAGHDVLMVSGTDEHGTPIQVQADAEGITPREAVDKYNRMIVEDLHGLGLAYDLFTRTTTRNHYAVVQELFTALFDNGYVIAKTTQAAISPSTGRGLPDRYIEGTCPICGYTSARGDQCDNCGNQLDPIDLINPKSKINGETPQFVDSEHYFLDLSAFAEALGAWLDTREGWRPNVLRFSRNLVDDLRPRAITRDLDWGVPIPKEGWDTKRFYVWFDAVIGYLSASIEWARRSGDPDAWRRWWQSPDARSYYFMGKDNIVFHSLIWPAILLGYDGKGDKGGKPGELGELGLPTEVVSSEYLTMEGRKFSSSRRVVIYVRDFLARYDADALRYYIAVAGPETTDTDFTWAEFLRRNNDELVAGWGNLVNRTIAMASKNFGGVPTPGALTEDDTTLLATVRGGFETVGGLLGNHKQKAAINEAMRIVGEVNKYLSDQSPWKLKGEDERERLATILHTALQAVTDCNTLLTPFLPHAAQKIHTLLGGQGTHAPMPEIVEVPDLDGGPAYPILTGDYTVGAKWEPRDIAAGTPLSAPTPVFRKLDPSIVDEELARLEA; encoded by the coding sequence ATGAGTCACGTTCTCGCCGCGGTCGCCTGGCCTTATGCGAACGGCCCGCGCCACATCGGTCATGTCTCCGGTTTCGGAGTGCCCTCCGACGTCTTCAGCCGGTACATGCGCATGGCGGGCCACGACGTGCTCATGGTCTCCGGCACCGACGAGCACGGCACGCCGATCCAGGTGCAGGCCGACGCCGAGGGCATCACGCCCCGCGAGGCGGTCGACAAGTACAACCGCATGATCGTCGAGGACCTGCACGGCCTCGGCCTGGCGTACGACCTGTTCACCCGGACCACCACGCGCAACCACTACGCCGTGGTGCAGGAGCTGTTCACGGCGCTGTTCGACAACGGGTACGTGATCGCGAAGACCACGCAGGCCGCGATCTCCCCGTCTACCGGCCGCGGCCTGCCCGACCGGTACATCGAGGGCACCTGCCCGATCTGCGGCTACACCAGCGCCCGCGGCGACCAGTGCGACAACTGCGGCAACCAGCTGGACCCGATCGACCTGATCAACCCGAAGTCGAAGATCAACGGTGAGACGCCGCAGTTCGTCGACTCGGAGCACTACTTCCTGGACCTGTCCGCGTTCGCCGAGGCGCTGGGCGCCTGGCTGGACACCCGCGAGGGCTGGCGGCCCAACGTGCTGCGCTTCTCCCGCAACCTGGTGGACGACCTGCGCCCGCGCGCGATCACCCGGGACCTGGACTGGGGCGTGCCGATCCCGAAGGAGGGCTGGGACACCAAGCGCTTCTACGTCTGGTTCGACGCGGTCATCGGCTACCTGTCCGCCTCGATCGAGTGGGCGCGCCGCTCCGGCGACCCGGACGCGTGGCGGCGCTGGTGGCAGTCGCCGGACGCCCGGTCGTACTACTTCATGGGCAAGGACAACATCGTCTTCCACTCGCTGATCTGGCCGGCCATCCTGCTCGGCTACGACGGCAAGGGCGACAAGGGCGGAAAGCCGGGCGAGCTGGGCGAGCTGGGCCTGCCCACCGAGGTCGTGTCCAGCGAGTACCTGACCATGGAGGGCCGCAAGTTCTCCTCGTCGCGCCGGGTCGTCATCTACGTGCGCGACTTCCTGGCCCGCTACGACGCCGACGCGCTGCGCTACTACATCGCGGTGGCCGGGCCGGAGACCACCGACACCGACTTCACCTGGGCCGAGTTCCTGCGGCGCAACAACGACGAGCTGGTCGCGGGCTGGGGCAACCTGGTCAACCGCACCATCGCGATGGCGTCGAAGAACTTCGGCGGGGTACCCACCCCCGGCGCGCTCACCGAGGACGACACCACGCTGCTGGCGACGGTGCGCGGCGGCTTCGAGACGGTGGGCGGCCTGCTGGGCAACCACAAGCAGAAGGCCGCGATCAACGAGGCGATGCGCATCGTCGGCGAGGTCAACAAGTACCTGTCCGACCAGTCGCCGTGGAAGCTCAAGGGCGAGGACGAGCGGGAGCGGCTGGCCACCATCCTGCACACCGCGCTGCAGGCGGTGACCGACTGCAACACGCTGCTGACGCCGTTCCTGCCGCACGCCGCACAGAAGATCCACACGCTGCTCGGCGGGCAGGGCACCCACGCGCCGATGCCGGAGATCGTCGAGGTCCCCGATTTGGACGGCGGCCCGGCGTACCCGATCCTGACCGGCGACTACACCGTCGGGGCGAAGTGGGAGCCGCGCGACATCGCCGCGGGCACGCCGCTGAGCGCGCCCACGCCGGTGTTCCGCAAGCTGGACCCGTCCATCGTGGACGAGGAGCTGGCCCGCCTGGAGGCCTAG